One window from the genome of Saimiri boliviensis isolate mSaiBol1 chromosome 2, mSaiBol1.pri, whole genome shotgun sequence encodes:
- the PLA2G4E gene encoding cytosolic phospholipase A2 epsilon, with protein MLLRQIPAWVSHSLTDPCQAEDGRPSATCALKDGLSPCHLLTVRVIRMKNVRQGDMLSQADCFVSLWLPTASQKRLRTRTISNCPNPEWNESFNFQIQSQVKNVLELSVCDEDTVTPDDHLLTVLYDLTKLCFRKKTHVKFPLNPQGMEELEVEFLLEESPSAPESLVTNGVLVSRQVSCLEVHAQYRRWKKREKTKNLLVMVSESFENTQHVRPCSDPCSPTSACFHYPKYFQSRVHVEVPKSHWSCGLCCYGSRKNSPISQPLDCLSDGQEMTLPVDKSYELHVKSTPCPETLDVRLGFSLCSEELEFLQKRKVVAAKALKQVLQLEEDLQEDEVPLIAIMATGGGTRSMTAMYGHLLGLQKLNLLDCASYITGLSGATWTMATLYRDPDWSSKNLEPAIFEARRHVVKDKLPYLFPDQLFKFQEELRQRSQEGYKVTFTDFWGLLIEACLGDERNECKLSDQRAALSCGQNPLPIYLTINVKDDVSNQDFREWFEFSPYEVGLQKYGAFVPSELFGSEFFMGRLMKRIPESRICYMLGLWSSIFSLNLLDAWNLSHTSEEFFHRWTREKVHDIEDEPILPEIPKCDANILETTVVIPGSWLSNTFREILTYRSFGSEFHNFLSGLQLHTNYLQNGQFSKWKDTVLDGFPNQLTETANHLCLLDTAFFVNSSYPPLLRPERKVDLIIHLNYCAGSQTKPLKQTSEYCSMQNIPFPKFELPDDNGDLKECYLMENPQEPDAPIVTFFPLINDTFQKYKAPGVERSPEELELGQVDIYGPKTPYATKELTYTEATFDKLVKLSEYNILNNKDTLLHALRLAVEKKKGLKGRCPS; from the exons ATGCTCCTGAGGCAGAtacctgcctgggtctcccactCCCTGACTGACCCATGCCAAGCAGAAGACGGCAGGCCCTCGGCCACCTGTGCCTTGAAG GACGGGCTGTCTCCATGCCACCTGTTGACAGTGCGGGTCATCCGGATGAAAAATGTCCGGCAGGGTGATATGC TGAGCCAGGCAGACTGTTTTGTGAGCCTCTGGCTGCCCACTGCCTCTCAGAAGAGGCTGAGGACAAGGACCATCTCCAACTGCCCAAACCCAGAGTGGAATGAAAGCTTCAACTTCCAGATCCAGAGCCAAGTGAAG AACGTGCTAGAGTTGAGTGTGTGTGATGAAGACACAGTGACACCAGATGACCATCTCTTGACAGTTCTCTATGACCTCACCAAGCTCTGTTTCCGAAAGAAAACCCACGTGAAGTTTCCTCTCAACCCACAG GGCATGGAAGAGCTGGAGGTGGAATTCCTGCTGGAGGAGAG CCCCTCTGCACCCGAGAGCCTCGTCACCAATGGCGTGCTGGTG TCTCGACAAGTCTCCTGCCTGGAGGTTCATGCACAGTACAGGAGgtggaagaagagggagaaaa CAAAGAACCTCCTGGTGATGGTGAGCGAGTCCTTTGAGAACACCCAGCACGTCCGGCCCTGCTCGGACCCCTGCAGCCCAACCTCTGCCTGCTTCCACTACCCCAAGTACTTCCAGTCCCGGGTGCACGTGGAAGTGCCCAAGAGCCACTGGAGCTGTGGG CTTTGCTGCTACGGCTCTCGCAAGAATAGCCCTATCAGCCAGCCCCTCGACTGCCTTTCGGATGGTCAGGAGATGACCCTGCCTGTG GACAAGAGTTATGAATTACACGTGAAGTCTACACCCTG CCCTGAAACACTGGACGTGCGGCTGGGCTTCAGCCTGTGCTCAGAAGAGCTGGAGTTTCTGCAGAAGCGGAAAGTGGTGGCGGCCAAAGCCCTAAAGCAGGTGCTGCAGCTGGAGGAGGATCtgcaggaggatgag GTGCCGCTGATAGCCATCATGGCCACTGGGGGTGGAACAAGATCCATGACCGCCATGTATGGCCACTTGCTGGGGCTGCAGAAGCTGAACCTCCTGGACTGTGCCAGCTACATCACTGGCCTGTCGGGGGCAACCTG GACCATGGCTACCTTGTACCGTGACCCTGACTGGTCCTCCAAAAACCTGGAGCCGGCTATCTTCGAGGCCCGGAGACACGTGGTAAAGGACAAGCTACCCTACCTGTTTCCAGACCAGCTCTTCAAATTCCAGGAGGAGCTGCGGCAGCGCAGCCAGGAAGGCTACAAGGTCACCTTCACCGACTTCTGGGGCCTGTTGATAGAGGCCTGCCTGGGGGACGAG AGAAATGAATGCAAACTGTCAGATCAGCGTGCTGCTTTGAGCTGCGGCCAGAACCCCCTGCCCATCTACCTCACCATCAATGTCAAGGATGATGTAAGCAACCAGGACTTCAGAG AGTGGTTCGAGTTCTCCCCCTATGAGGTGGGCCTGCAGAAATACGGGGCCTTCGTCCCCTCTGAGCTCTTCGGCTCCGAGTTCTTCATGGGGCGGCTGATGAAGAGGATCCCAGAGTCTCGAATCTGCTACATGCTAG GCTTGTGGAGCAGCATCTTCTCCCTGAACCTGCTGGATGCCTGGAATCTGTCACACACCTCGGAGGAGTTTTTCCACAGATGGACAAGGGAGAAAGTGCACGACATCG aAGACGAGCCGATCCTGCCTGAAATCCCCAAATGTGATGCTAACATCCTGGAGACCACGGTAGTAATACCGGGGTCATGGCTCTCCAATACTTTCCGAGAAATCCTCACCTACCGGTCCTTTGGGTCCGAGTTTCACAACTTCCTGTCTGGGCTGCAGCTGCACACCAACTACCTCCAGAATGGCCAGTTCTCCAAGTGGAAAG ACACAGTGCTGGATGGTTTCCCGAACCAGCTGACCGAGACCGCGAACCACCTGTGCCTGCTGGACACAGCGTTCTTTGTCAACTCCAGCTACCCGCCCCTCCTTAGGCCAGAGCGAAAAGtcgacctcatcatccacctcAACTACTGTGCCGGGTCCCAGACAAAG CCCCTGAAACAAACGAGTGAGTACTGCAGCATGCAGAACATCCCCTTCCCCAAATTCGAGCTGCCAGATGATAATGGAGACCTCAAGGAATGCTACCTGATGGAGAACCCCCAGGAGCCCGATGCCCCCATTGTGACTTTCTTCCCACTCATCAATGACACTTTCCAAAAATACAAGGCACCAG GTGTAGAGCGAAGCCCCGAGGAGCTGGAGCTCGGCCAGGTGGATATTTATGGTCCCAAAACTCCCTATGCCACCAAGGAGCTGACGTACACGGAGGCCACCTTCGACAAGCTGGTGAAACTCTCCGAGTACAACATCCTGAATAATAAGGACACGCTCCTCCACGCCCTGCGGCTCGCAGTGGAGAAGAAGAAGGGGCTGAAGGGCCGGTGTCCCTCCTAG